In Mustela nigripes isolate SB6536 chromosome 2, MUSNIG.SB6536, whole genome shotgun sequence, a single window of DNA contains:
- the YJU2B gene encoding probable splicing factor YJU2B has protein sequence MGERKGVNKYYPPDFNPEKHGSLNRYHNSHPLRERARKLSQGILIIRFEMPYNIWCDGCKNHIGMGVRYNAEKKKVGNYYTTPIYRFRMKCHLCVNYIEMQTDPANCDYVIVSGAQRKEERWDMADNEQVLTTEHEKKQKLETDAMFRLEHGEADRSTLKKALPTLSHIQEAQSAWKDDFALNSMLRKRFREKKKAMQEEEERDQALQAKASLAIPLVPETEDDRRLAALLKFHTLDSYEDKQKLKRTEIISRSWFPSAPGPTTSSSKAGSVLKKLAQNRRSAPACSPITVGNLGIVRRRSREVSESPHHTTETPKSGEPWVPERNTQDGPTSPRDCSLETAETSKSRGPREQEGKCQDRPQFPPGSSQEDTPHLCTLSSSLVADYSDSESE, from the exons ATG GGTGAAAGGAAAGGCGTAAACAAGTATTACCCTCCGGATTTCAATCCTGAAAAG CATGGCTCCCTCAACCGGTACCACAACAGCCACCCGCTCCGGGAGCGGGCTCGGAAGCTGTCACAAGGCATCCTCATCATCAG GTTTGAGATGCCCTATAACATCTGGTGTGACGGCTGCAAGAACCACATCGGCATGG gggTTCGCTACAATGCCGAAAAGAAGAAGGTTGGCAATTACTACACAACCCCGATCTACAG GTTCCGGATGAAATGCCACCTCTGCGTCAACTACATCGAGATGCAGACAGACCCCGCCAACTGCGACTACGTGATTGTGAGCGGCGCCCAGCGCAAGGAGGAGCGCTGGGACATGGCGGACAACGAGCAGGTGCTGACGACAG AGCACGAGAAGAAGCAGAAGCTGGAGACGGACGCCATGTTCCGCCTGGAGCACGGCGAGGCAGACCGGAGCACACTCAAGAAAGCCCTCCCCACCCTGAGCCACATCCAGGAGGCCCAGAGCGCCTGGAAGGATGACTTCGCACTCAACAGCATGCTCCGGAAGAGATTCCGG gaaaagaaaaaagccatgcaggaggaggaagagagggaccaGGCGCTGCAGGCTAAGGCGAGCCTGGCCATTCCACTGGTGCCCGAGACAGAGGACGACCGCAGGCTGGCCGCCCTGCTTAAGTTCCACACCCTGGACT cctaCGAGGACAAGCAGAAACTCAAACGGACAGAGATCATCAGCCGCTCCTGGTTCCCCTCCGCCCCAGGacccaccaccagcagcagcaaaGCCGGCAGTGTCCTGAAGAAGCTGGCCCAGAACCGCAGATCAGCACCGGCCTGCTCCCCCATCACTGTAGGGAACCTGGGCATCGTGCGGCGGCGGTCCCGGGAGGTCTCAGAGAGCCCCCACCACACAACGGAGACCCCCAAGTCTGGGGAGCCATGGGTGCCAGAGAGGAACACCCAGGATGGGCCCACATCCCCCCGAGACTGCTCTCTAGAGACGGCTGAGACCTCCAAGAGCAGGGGGCCTCGGGAGCAGGAGGGGAAATGTCAGGACAGGCCCCAGTTCCCACCAGGCTCCTCTCAGGAGGACACGCCACACCTGTGCACCCTCAGCTCCTCTCTTGTGGCTGATTACTCCGAttcagagagtgagtga
- the MRI1 gene encoding methylthioribose-1-phosphate isomerase encodes MSLEAIRYSRGSLEILDQLLLPQHSRYEAVGSVRQAWEAIRAMKVRGAPAIALVGCLSLAVELQAGAGGPGLAALVAFVRDALSFLVTARPTAVNMARAARHLVETAALEAEREGATEEAVRERVIRCAEDMLEKDLKDNRSIGDLGAHHLLERAAPGGGKVTVLTHCNTGALATAGYGTALGVIRSLHTLGRLDHAFCTETRPYNQGARLTAFELVYEQIPATLIADSMAAAAMAHRGVSAVVVGADRVVGNGDTANKVGTYQLAIAAKHHGIPFYVAAPSSSCDLHLESGREIVIEERPGQELTDVNGVRIAAPGIGVWNPAFDVTPHELITGGIITELGVFAPKELRAALSTTVS; translated from the exons ATGTCCCTGGAGGCGATTCGCTACTCTCGGGGCTCCCTGGAGATCCTCGACCAGCTGCTCCTGCCCCAGCACAGCCGCTACGAGGCAGTGGGGTCCGTGCGCCAGGCCTGGGAGGCCATCCGCGCCATGAAG GTGCGGGGTGCCCCGGCCATCGCGCTCGTGGGCTGCCTCAGCCTCGCCGTGGAGCTGCAGGCGGGCGCGGGGGGACCGGGACTCGCCGCGCTGGTGGCTTTCGTGCGCGACGCGCTGAGCTTCCTGGTCACCGCCCGGCCCACCGCCGTCAACATGGCCCGCGCTGCCCGCCACCTGGTCGAGACCGCAGCCCTGGAGGCTGAACGTGAGGGCGCCACGGAGGAGGCGGTCCGGGAGAG AGTGATCCGCTGTGCTGAGGACATGCTGGAGAAAGACCTCAAGGACAATCGGAGCATCGGGGACCTAGGAGCCCACCATCTCCTGGAGCGGGCAGCTCCTGGGGGTGGCAAGGTGACCGTGCTGACCCACTGTAACACTGGCGCACTGGCCACTGCTGGCTATGGCACAGCTCTGG GTGTGATCCGCTCACTGCATACCCTGGGCCGTCTGGATCATGCCTTCTGCACAGAGACCCGGCCCTACAACCAGGGAGCCCGGCTGACTGCCTTCGAGCTGGTGTACGAGCAGATCCCCGCCACCCTCATTGCCGACAGCATGGCAGCAGCTGCCATGGCCCACCGGGGCGTGTCAG CTGTCGTCGTGGGAGCCGACCGGGTGGTTGGCAATGGTGACACAGCCAACAAGGTGGGCACCTACCAGCTGGCCATCGCTGCCAAGCACCACGGCATCCCCTTCTATGTGGCTGCCCCCAGCTCCTCGTGCGACCTCCATCTGGAGTCGGGCAGGGAAATCGTCATTGAGGAGCGCCCGGGGCAGGAGCTGACTGATGTCAACGGGGTCAGGATTGCAGCCCCTG GCATTGGGGTTTGGAATCCTGCCTTCGATGTCACCCCCCATGAGCTCATCACCGGTGGCATCATCACAGAGCTGGGGGTCTTCGCTCCCAAGGAGCTCCGGGCAGCCCTAAGTACCACCGTCTCCTGA
- the C2H19orf53 gene encoding leydig cell tumor 10 kDa protein homolog has translation MAQGQRKFQARKPAKSKAAAAASERNRGPRKGGRVIAPKKARIVQQQKLKKDLEVGIRKKIEHDVVMKACSSLPKRLALVKASAKKEAASSSSTKTPS, from the exons ATGGCGCAGGGACAGCGCAAGTTCCAAGCACGGAAGCCGGCGAAGAGCAAAGCAGCTGCAGCGGCCTCCGAGCGCAACCGGGGCCCGAGGAAGGGTG GTCGTGTAATCGCCCCGAAGAAGGCGCGCATCGTGCAGCAGCAAAAGCTCAAGAAG GACCTGGAGGTCGGGATCCGGAAGAAGATTGAACACGATGTGGTAATGAAAGCCTGCAGCAGCCTGCCCAAGAGGCTGGCACTGGTGAAGGCCTCTGCCAAGAAGGAggcagcctcttcctcctccaccaaGACGCCTTCCTAA